A DNA window from Castanea sativa cultivar Marrone di Chiusa Pesio chromosome 7, ASM4071231v1 contains the following coding sequences:
- the LOC142644749 gene encoding putative purine permease 4: MMNNSNQQHIEDHKSKTNKNYLLLLVVNYVCLFLGSTSSTLLSKFYFNHKGSSRWVSTWVQTGGFPLLIIPIYLPYFLKCTERKPFTHFTKKLLILSVFVGIMLGINNLLYSWGNSYLPVSTSSLLLSSQLIFNLILSVLIVKQKVTFSNLNCVILLTLSSVLLALTSRNDKPTNISRAKYFIGFFCTIGAGLLFALYLPVMEKIYKKVYCYQMVMEMQLLMQVVATTLAGIGMAFDGGFSEMMKESRELFDMGPTWYWVTVFSNVITWQLCFMGTAGMVFLTSSLTGGICMTALLAINVLGGVLVYKDEFGGVKVVSTALCCWGFCSYVYGLYVKMKEEEKEKKEMGKSNNVREMVHMVNDIP, from the coding sequence ATGATGAACAATTCGAACCAACAGCATATTGAAGACCACAAATCCAAGACAAACAAGAACTATCTTCTCCTTTTGGTGGTGAACTATGTGTGCCTTTTTTTGGGTTCAACCTCTTCAACTTTGCTCTCAAAGTTCTATTTCAATCACAAAGGCTCAAGCAGGTGGGTGTCTACATGGGTTCAAACTGGTGGCTTTCCTCTCCTTATCATTCCTATTTACCTCCCTTATTTCCTCAAATGCACAGAGAGAAAACCCTTTACTCACTTCACTAAAAAGCTCTTAATCTTATCAGTTTTCGTAGGCATCATGTTAGGCATAAACAACCTTCTGTACTCATGGGGAAATTCCTATTTGCCAGTATCAACCTCATCACTCTTATTGTCTTCTCAGTTGATTTTCAATCTCATACTCTCGGTTTTGATTGTCAAGCAAAAAGTCACATTCTCAAACCTCAATTGTGTGATTCTCTTAACCCTGAGTTCTGTGCTCTTAGCCTTGACTTCTAGAAATGACAAACCAACCAATATATCTCGTGCCAAATATTTCATAGGCTTTTTTTGTACAATAGGTGCTGGATTGTTATTTGCTCTCTATCTTCCTGTCATGGAGAAGATTTACAAGAAGGTTTATTGTTACCAAATGGTGATGGAAATGCAACTACTGATGCAAGTGGTAGCCACAACATTGGCTGGTATAGGGATGGCATTTGATGGTGGATTTTCAGAAATGATGAAAGAAAGCCGAGAATTGTTTGACATGGGACCTACTTGGTATTGGGTCACAGTTTTTTCCAATGTAATCACTTGGCAACTATGCTTTATGGGCACAGCAGGAATGGTGTTCTTGACCTCTTCTTTAACGGGAGGGATTTGCATGACAGCCTTGTTGGCCATCAACGTTTTGGGAGGGGTATTGGTGTATAAGGATGAGTTTGGTGGTGTGAAAGTGGTGTCCACTGCACTTTGTTGTTGGGGGTTTTGTTCCTATGTGTATGGTTTGTACGTTAagatgaaggaagaagaaaaggaaaagaaagagatggGGAAAAGTAACAATGTAAGAGAGATGGTTCATATGGTCAATGATATTCCTTGA